The Pyxidicoccus sp. MSG2 DNA segment CCCGCACGCGCGCGCCCGCCACCGGACCGGCGGCGCCCACCACGCGCACCACGAAGGCTCCATCCTCCGGCGCCGTGGCCTCTTCCAGCAGCGGGGTGGGCGGCTCGCTCTCGCGAGGCGGGGCCTCGGGCGCGGTCCCCTGCGCGGTGGCGATGGCGCGGACCCCCGGAGTCGGGGGCGGATGCGCTCCCGGTGCCGGCATGCGGAACCAGAACAGCAGCACGGCCGCGATGGCGAGGCAGGAGGCGAAGAGGAGGGGGAGTCGGGAACGCTGGCGCACGGCTCGGCCTCCCCACGGCGCAAGGGGGAGACCGCCGTGGACGGCTCCAGCCTAGGCCAGACGGGACCTGAATCGAAATTCAGGACGGGGCGGGCGCGTAGACGCGCAGCGCCGCCGGGGCCACTTCGAAGCGCATGGGGGTGTGGCCGATGAGCTCTCCGTCCGCATTCACCTCCTGGACGGGGTCGGCCTCCACGTAGAGCCGGGCCGCTCGCAGCGACGTGACGGCCGGGTGGTCCTCGTGGTCGCCGGAGCGCAGCGACAGCGCCACGCGCGCCAGCGTGGCGACGTCCTGCAGGTGGCCCAGGCCGGTGCCCTCGCGGCCATTGGCGGCGGACGGCGCGGTGATGGCGTACACGTGGAGACGCCTGTCATCCAGTTGCGCGTCGGGCGACACCACGTTGCCCGCCCCGTGGTAGCGGCCGTTGCCCACCACGAGCTGCAGCGCGTCCAGCTCCAGCTCCTCGCTGTCGGCCTGGATGCGCACGTGGAAGTGCTGGAGGTCCTTCACCTCCGCGGCGGCGGCCACCGGGTAGGCCAGCTTCCCGGCGCGCTGCTTGAGGCGCTTCGTCAGCCGCTTCGCAATCGCGGTGGCCAGGCCCAGGCTGGCCGCGTTGAGGAAGGGGCGCCCGTTGGCCAGCCCCACGTCCACGCGCGCCGTGTAGCCGTTGGCGATGACGTCGCACGCGGCCTCCACATCCGCGGGAATCCCCAGCGAGCGCGCGAAGTCGTTGCCGGTGCCCAGCGGTAGCACGCCCAGCGTCACGTCCCGGCCGAGCAGCTTCGCCACCACGCAGCTCAGCGTGCCGTCTCCGCCGCCCACGAGGATGCGGCGCGCGCCCAGCTCCGCCATCCGCTCCAGCACGTGCTCCAGGCGCTCGGTCCTGGACAGCGCGTGGCATTCCACCAGCGGGACGCCCCGGTCCGCGAGCGCGGCGCGCGCCTGTTCGAAGGCCTCGCGGCCCGAGCGTGAGCGGGTGTTCACCACCAGCACCGCGGGGCCGTCGTCCAGGGCCCGACGACGTGGCGGCTCGATGAGGGCGGGTTCCAGGGCGGCCTCTCTTTCCATGACCCTTTCAAGCTGTGCACGACGGGGCAGGCGGGCCAGCGGCACGGACGGGCGGTGCGGCGTCGGAAGTGTCTGAAAGGGAAACCCCCAGGACGCCGGGAGGGCGACCTGGGGGTCGGGGGCACGGCACGAGGGGGAATCCACACGGGATGCCGCGTCCCCGCGGCCGGACGTGAGCGCTACTCCTGCGCGTCGCGGCCTTCGATGATGCGGCGCTGGATTTCCTCGCGCAGCGGCAGGGCCTCCGCGGTGCTCAGCGTGCCGTCGCCGTTGGTGTCGTACGTGGCCATCAGCGTGGCGCGGCGTGCCTGGGCGGCGGCCACCCGGTCCTGGCGCAGCGTGAGGCGCTCCCCCTCGTCCAGCATGCTGTTGTGGTTGGTGTCGTACTCGGCCAGCAGCGCCTGGCGCTTCTCCTGCCAGTGGGCGCGCACGGCCTGCCGCGCCGCGAGGCGCTCCGACTCGTCGAGCTTGCCGTCGTCATTGGCGTCGAACTTCTCCAGGCGCTCGTCGCGCAGCCGCTCGCAGCGGGCCTCCATGGCGTCCACCAGCGCGGTGCGCTCCTCGGCGGACAGCGTGCCGCTGCCGTCCTCGTCGAAGGCCCAGCGCACCCGCCAGAAGGCCCAGTTGCGCGCGCGCTGGCGCAATTGGGCGAGGCGCGGGCGGACGGTGTCGCGCCGCTCGCCCAGGTCCCCCTTCAGCTCGGCCAGCTCCGCGCGGCTCAGCGTGCCGTCCCCGTCCGCGTCGTACTTCTCCAGCACCTCCTGGCGGCGGGCGCTGAAGTCGCACAGGTTGCCCTCGTCCGTGGGCTCCTGGTTGATGGTGTCCACGTCCTCCGTGGCCATGGACTGCATGGCGGTGGTGTCCGCGTCGGCCACCGCGTCCCCGCCGATGTCGCCTCCCTCCTCGGAGGCGGTGAGGAAGGCCGCGGCCTCGCCGACAGCGAGGTCCTCCTCGGCGGCGTCCTTCCCACAGGCGACGAGGCCCAGGGGCAGGGTGAAGCACAGCGCGGCGGCGAGCAGACGGCGGTGGGAAGAGATGA contains these protein-coding regions:
- a CDS encoding lipid kinase → MEREAALEPALIEPPRRRALDDGPAVLVVNTRSRSGREAFEQARAALADRGVPLVECHALSRTERLEHVLERMAELGARRILVGGGDGTLSCVVAKLLGRDVTLGVLPLGTGNDFARSLGIPADVEAACDVIANGYTARVDVGLANGRPFLNAASLGLATAIAKRLTKRLKQRAGKLAYPVAAAAEVKDLQHFHVRIQADSEELELDALQLVVGNGRYHGAGNVVSPDAQLDDRRLHVYAITAPSAANGREGTGLGHLQDVATLARVALSLRSGDHEDHPAVTSLRAARLYVEADPVQEVNADGELIGHTPMRFEVAPAALRVYAPAPS
- a CDS encoding calcium-binding protein; the protein is MRFISSHRRLLAAALCFTLPLGLVACGKDAAEEDLAVGEAAAFLTASEEGGDIGGDAVADADTTAMQSMATEDVDTINQEPTDEGNLCDFSARRQEVLEKYDADGDGTLSRAELAELKGDLGERRDTVRPRLAQLRQRARNWAFWRVRWAFDEDGSGTLSAEERTALVDAMEARCERLRDERLEKFDANDDGKLDESERLAARQAVRAHWQEKRQALLAEYDTNHNSMLDEGERLTLRQDRVAAAQARRATLMATYDTNGDGTLSTAEALPLREEIQRRIIEGRDAQE